aatcaaagtTTTATGGGTTTATAAGAATCGGTCTACAACAATGCACTTGTAATTCGTTTAGAAACGGTTGTTtttcatgcccacaaagaccaATTGTCCTGGATGGGAATTCTGGTTGGAGAAAATTGAACCAGAATCGGTCTACGTTAATTCCCACAAAGCCCGATTCGGTATGGAAGAGATAgctgtttttctttatttattttagttagaatcggattacatgagcatgtatatataaaccgattcctaTTGTCCGATGTCAAGAATCAGTTTTTATGTGTGTGTCGTggaaaccgattctggttaacccatttttttCAGTTAATACTCGATCACAAAATGAGTATGGAAATCATACTCAATTTTAGTTCCGGTATAAATTAAAATAGTTTTGTACCCGAATTGAAAATGCGAATGATTTTACCCAATTTGAAAAAGAGTATAATTTTATACTCAAATTGAAAACGAGTGTGACTTCTCAAACGATCTGAAAATGTGTATCAAAtcatactcattcttaactcGGGTACATATATGGAGTAGAATGAATTTTAGATTTGATTGATGTTTAACAACATATAATTTAccgataaaaaggaaaaaattaacCCAAAATGGTTTTATGTTCATGTAAaaagaaaatttcaaaatttgtAGTTTCTGAAGTTACAATCGGTTGATACCGatgtccacataaaccgattctcggtaggtgtttttcaaaaaaaatttaaaattttagatttttcatgttttgatgattCATTAACACAAATTAATTTCATATCTAACACGATATTTTTACTACTAATCACctcaattaacactaattaatcatacGAAAATTAGCCATTCAAAAAATAGGATaaggaattttttattttatttcaaaatgTCTTATTTTGTAGGTAGCGATAGGCCCCAACTAACCAGGATGATAAGTTGACATATATATAAAGAAGCATTTTGCATACAgtatattagttttcgatttgattaatACTATATACTAAGCTGTCTCGGTGAAATCTCCGCTGTTTGGCTCGATACATTAATCATGGGTAATAAAACAACAATTTTAATTGCCAACAGAGTTGTGTTATATAAATTTGATAACTTCTGTAACCGTGATGACATTTTATGGCGCTTAAATAAACTCTGGCTAAATTGGGGGCtataccacttaattggggcctatcaaATTTTTCTTCCTACAACACCGAATTTCTATAGGCACCCAAACTTgtaaaaaatactaatttacctacacattaattcctaaaactCTCTCATATAAATTCCAATCTTTCTATTTTCggtaaatccaaaaacaaaaaaacctaaatctaaacctaaaaaaaactttctatttccatcctaatctttccaaattctcaaaaccttaattttcatcttcttctccaacaaatCTTCGATCCAcacaagaaaaaggtaaatctccatcaacccaaTCTATGATTCTTCATATCTtgttgatttacatgtttaaatcttcATTTTTGACAAATCAAAATTCTGATTACACCCGGAATCGTTTTTTATTGacctatcgaataaaccgattctgagtatTGTTTTcgtccatgaagagcatgcacagtAATCGGTTTACATGATGATTAACATAATCCAATTCTGGGGTAGAAATGAAATATAAAAATacatcaccagaatcggtttatatatgtaatatgtataATCCGATTATTATAGTCTCTTCATCTTACTTTCTACAATCGGGTTTTATACATGTACCACATAACCCGATTCTTTTAGTCTCTTCAGAATCGGATTACTTATGTTTCTATATGTACCGATttcttacttgttttttttttgtgtgtagaaTGGACTTCACACACCTAGCATTTTACAATCGAGAGGTAACCTTGGAGGATGTTCTGAGGAAACCACAAAGAGTGCCAGAGACAAGCCTATATAAGTTTGCTTTCGGAGCTGAGATCCGTCTTGAACAAGCCCTCGCATTGATTGATATGCTTGCACTGGAAGAGCTTGTTGAGGTCATGAGGTTCGCTAGGATGAGGAGAAACATTATTTCAGCTGAGAGGGATCGCCACCATGAGTTGGAAGGTATGTTTGAAGAAATGGTTGAATGTATAGCCATGGATGATGCagaagctgctgctcttgatgatGCTGTTGCTGGTGGTGCTGCAGCTGCTCCAgatgctggtgttggtggtggtgatgcttctcctgatgttgttgctgcttcaAATGCTCCTGGTGCTCCTTAAGTTTTTTAGTTTAACTTTTAAATACTAAAACTTTAAGTTTACAAGACTTGtggttgttttaagtcttttgggATGGTTAATGTTTGTATTTTGGATGATATTTGTGTAGTTGATGTTTTTATTTGGATGATCTtgtgttgaacttaatgcacttaatgtttaaattgattctagcctgacatgccaacaatcggtttactcgatatctcaacataaaccgattgtgcaagCCATTCTTCCTGGATGTTTTTAAGCCAAGATAGAAACGGTTCacatatgaatatatataaaccgattagtgCAGGTGAATTAAAATGTTTTTAATCGGTTTACGTTGGTCGCAAGAAATTCCGATTCCTTGTGGCATACAAACACAATCGGGGCTTACAGTCTTTCTAAAAGACCGATCATTTCAAATTATTtcacgtttttcaaaaaaaaaatagtcgtttgggactttctctataaatagagaccccacccttggaccccatttgccccaaaattgatcattttattccccctcactccatatactccacaactactcatttcatacatatacatacaAGAAATGGCATCATTCGACTCCgtggaagatttggcaatcacgaaAGCATGGTATACAGAAAAtcgacttagacgtcaatccttCGAAATGgaggattctacaacatttttgggCTAAAGTACACGACAAATTTAGCCAAGAATTTGGGAATCCTGatgcaagaagtgttcaacaactccatgataggcacctagtcatcgaaaatgtgatacttgcttttttagctctccaacctcggatttttaacactctccccttcaccttgtccattgcacaatttgtaagTAATATTGTGGTTTTTTTTACGTACCCCATTTTGTGTTATCTTCCAAcaaaacaccactaacaaatgtaagcttgtttttgtgtttttgtagcacgaagtcgtgaaagcgcgctacttggaagtaaagggggaagcattcgccttTGAtacaagctatcacttcttggaagatagaatcccggaggataacccggactacttggatgaTGTATCGTCTTCGTcagaggaagattgatggctttagaagtttttgtataggttttgtgggtagacctctatgtaaaccctcacgagactataactcgtccactaaggtcgcctatgggtttaaaggcttgatgcatgtgctaagtgCATCCTACAACAATAATGCaatgaatgaaaattggtaatgaaaggaaacaatcggtttatatatgtcatAAGTAAAATCCGATTCCCTAAATCGGGTTATAAAAACATGTCAACGTTAACCGATTATGGATGTCCTCTGTTAATTCGTAAacaccaatccagaatcggtttacaagtgaatGAATGTAAACAGATTCTGAGTActgtttacaaaaaaaataagaatttgatgttttgatgaactctctaacattagttaatctcacatccaaaacaacaTTAACCCCTAATATAATTaatttgtgctaattaatcaggggtaaaataggtagtttggtaattattttaATAAGGGGAGATGTCAAGTGATTTCtagtgaccttttttgtcatctagCTATAGGCCACAATTAAGTGGTATAGGCCCAAATTTAGCCAGGATAAGCTATTTTATTCGGTAGTATGTTATTTTTATCATACACTGCATTCCTACAAAAGAATAACATAAGATGGTGCATCCGTCGTATATCTGTCAGACACTGACCATGACTCAAAATCAGCTTCATAATGGAAGaaattttgtgattcaaaatttaCAACTGAATTTATGCACCCGGTACACTCGTCATATGTGGAAGCTACGCTCACTGAAAATGCTGCTTATGGCTTATCCAGTGGGTTTAGAATTAGAGCTGTCAGTGTAAGAAGTTAGAGTTGCCTGACACAGTAAGATTGGTGCACTAGGTctgcaaaattttgaaatataaTTATGCAAAATGCACATATTTTGTCCCCGACAGATTTTGAATTTCCTCATGTAATGAACGCACCAGGCCGCAGAAAAGAACTCCTGAAGGGTCCTTTCCTATCAGCAACAAGACCTTATAAACCAAAATTcgcaaaaagaaacaacaaaattagCGTCTACAGAGACACCAAACTTCCAACTCCCAAAATCAAACAATTCATTCTTTAGGGACGACTACAAAAGGACAAATTTTTTCTTATCTGTCCCAATATGTCCACTGTAGTCCTAAAATACTGGCTACGAACAAATTCAAGGAAATGAACTCAACAGGAAGCGATACAAGAAAGAAAAGAATCATACAAAAGAGAAATTAACTGTCAAAATGTGCATCGATCCAGTTATTTATAAAAAACGTCAGACAGACGAGCAAACCATATGAGTTCCACAGGCACAtgtgcaaacaatttaaaaaataGAACTGAAATAGTATTATGCATTAGTCGGTCCATCATCCTTCTGTTGATTTCCTATAAAGATTTCCTTTGGTGCTGGATTTACATCATACCTTTTTCTGAAACTACACCGCCTTTCTCCAAGAGCTTTCAGCGAAACAAAGCTGTTGACATGTTGAAGTACATAACAAAAGTAGTTATCCATGAGCTTTTCCAAGGCTGCAGTTTTTGGATTAtaacagaagagaaaacctttgtGGCGCATTAGAAGTTCACCACTATTAGTAAGGGCACACGGCTCTGCTTCACGTTCAATTGGTATGCTAAACTCTTTAATCCAGGTTAATAACTCGTAATCATCCTGTTCATTCAACTCAAAACTATTGCTTTCTCCCGTCTTCCTTAAGAACCATATGTCTAAGCATTCACCTCGCTTTTCATGAACAAAACACAGGCATCCTCCCAATACCTGAAGTTGAAAACAGTTTTCATCACTTGCAGCAGGGACAAAAGGTGGTGATGGGAGCAAGTATACATTCTCCTTAGCCAAATCAAAGGATACAATCttctcttccttgttaagccaaTGAAGTGCTCCGTTTGCTAACGTACCAAATGGGGATAGATACATACACGAACCCCGAGAAGCGCATTCATTCTTAGGTCGCAGTGAGTGAGTGGTTGTTCCCGTCTCTCTCCAACCGCTGCCACTGCCTATTGTGTATACTACCCGCCCCAAATGAGTGGTTTTGGTATAGTGGATTTTTACGATTTTGTACTTGTCAGTAGAAGGATGGTAACCAAAACCACACACTACAAACTCAGAGTAGTCGACAAGGTTTCCTCTTTTGATTATTCGTGGAATTGTTACGTATTCTCCAGTGATAGGATTACTAACATAGCTAGGTTCAAGGACATGATAAGGATAGTTTTCAGAAAAGCAAATCAGCCCGTTACATGAACCAATAACTGATTTACCAACAGTGAGAGGCTGGTTGatctttctaattttattacgAGTCTGGTTATCATACTCTCCATAGTAAAGCTGGTTGCCACGTTCCAGTGtaaatgaaaagaagaaaagaagtccGAAAGGAATACCAGCAGTAGTATGAGAAGAAGGACTTGTGAAACTGTTACCATTAATCTGCGATAATTGATGTAGTAAGTGAGCCCGAGGATAGGAAGGTTGACGAAGTAGGTCCTTCCACGTTTTCAACACTTGTCTACACTGTAAGACTGAATCAGCGGGTAAGCGAGAAAGTATGTTTAAAGTAAGATCTGAAGGGAGGATCGTCTCCATGTTTATATGCATCTCTAGACAAACCGCTTTCATCTCTTTCATGTTTTACTCATGCTCCTCCTGAAAGTGGTGGAGTATTCAAGTAAGAAAAATGCCAATTACTGATATAATAGCAAAACAGAGTATTCAAGTAAGAAAAATGCCAATTACTGATATAATAGCAAAACAGACTACTTCTATACGACAAAATGATAATCAGTTCTGTAAATCTTAAGAATTGGCATGAATTTGGCTAAGCCGGATACTAACATTTAGAAGGCAGACAGACCACTATTTGTCCTCTATTTACAAAATGCAATATGCTATAAAACCAACATTTTCCCATGAGGGGCACATTCCCCCGTGAGTCCATGACTTGTATGGTTGCTCTTAACAGTTATTACAATCAAATACCCCACTTCTCCAAATCACTGTTAAACCCTAATTTAACATCAAGATTAGAAATTTGAATCAAAAGAAACACATTTCTTCTAATCACATAATTTAAGAAAACAGATTCAATCGTTAAATCATTCATTTCTGTAAACCCTAAATCAAAATTCAATCTTTCTGCAATCACTCAATATGACTAGCTACAATAAAAATTACATGTTTgaatcaaa
This portion of the Papaver somniferum cultivar HN1 chromosome 11, ASM357369v1, whole genome shotgun sequence genome encodes:
- the LOC113321028 gene encoding F-box protein At3g07870-like, whose protein sequence is MKEMKAVCLEMHINMETILPSDLTLNILSRLPADSVLQCRQVLKTWKDLLRQPSYPRAHLLHQLSQINGNSFTSPSSHTTAGIPFGLLFFFSFTLERGNQLYYGEYDNQTRNKIRKINQPLTVGKSVIGSCNGLICFSENYPYHVLEPSYVSNPITGEYVTIPRIIKRGNLVDYSEFVVCGFGYHPSTDKYKIVKIHYTKTTHLGRVVYTIGSGSGWRETGTTTHSLRPKNECASRGSCMYLSPFGTLANGALHWLNKEEKIVSFDLAKENVYLLPSPPFVPAASDENCFQLQVLGGCLCFVHEKRGECLDIWFLRKTGESNSFELNEQDDYELLTWIKEFSIPIEREAEPCALTNSGELLMRHKGFLFCYNPKTAALEKLMDNYFCYVLQHVNSFVSLKALGERRCSFRKRYDVNPAPKEIFIGNQQKDDGPTNA